In a genomic window of Pirellulales bacterium:
- a CDS encoding NAD(P)-binding domain-containing protein: MFEKTIGFVGAGRIARILLGGWERAGLEFPAVVAADVDGAALQRLPRCGGRLQTLQGDNSVAAQQDVVFVAVHPPAMAKALPALAGSLRQNAVVVSLAPKVKLTKLAELAGGFNRFARAIPNAPSLVGQGFNPLAFGDELSAADRGLLRRLFEPLGAAPEVEERTLEIYAVITAMGPTYLWPQLAELVEQAKSFGLAPADALHAVGRMAAGASATLAESGLTPSEVGDLVPVRPLAECEAAFLDAYRTRLPAMMANLRS; this comes from the coding sequence ATGTTCGAGAAGACCATTGGATTTGTCGGAGCAGGACGAATCGCCCGCATCCTGTTGGGGGGGTGGGAACGGGCCGGGCTGGAGTTTCCCGCGGTCGTCGCCGCCGACGTCGACGGAGCGGCACTTCAGCGTCTGCCGCGATGCGGGGGGCGGCTGCAAACCCTGCAGGGCGACAATTCCGTCGCCGCTCAGCAGGATGTCGTGTTCGTCGCGGTCCACCCGCCGGCCATGGCCAAAGCGCTCCCGGCGCTTGCCGGATCGCTGCGACAAAACGCTGTCGTCGTGTCGTTGGCGCCGAAAGTCAAGCTGACGAAGCTCGCCGAACTGGCCGGGGGGTTCAACCGCTTCGCGCGGGCGATTCCGAACGCCCCGTCGCTCGTCGGCCAGGGGTTCAATCCGCTGGCGTTCGGCGACGAGTTGTCGGCGGCGGACCGAGGACTCCTCCGGCGTCTGTTCGAACCGCTTGGCGCCGCGCCGGAAGTCGAGGAACGCACGCTGGAGATCTACGCGGTGATTACGGCGATGGGTCCGACGTACCTGTGGCCGCAGTTGGCTGAGCTTGTCGAGCAGGCGAAGTCGTTCGGACTTGCTCCGGCGGACGCGCTGCACGCGGTCGGTCGGATGGCCGCCGGGGCGTCGGCAACGCTCGCGGAGTCGGGGCTGACGCCGAGCGAGGTCGGCGACCTTGTGCCGGTTCGCCCGTTGGCCGAGTGCGAGGCGGCGTTCCTCGACGCGTATCGCACCCGACTGCCGGCGATGATGGCGAACCTGCGATCGTGA
- a CDS encoding TM0996/MTH895 family glutaredoxin-like protein: MIKIQVLGTGCKKCVALKENTETALKELGLSAEVEKIEDINKIVEFGVMTTPALVVDGQVKLVGRVATPQEIVALLPR; this comes from the coding sequence ATGATCAAGATTCAAGTTCTCGGAACCGGCTGTAAGAAATGCGTCGCGCTGAAGGAGAACACGGAAACTGCCCTCAAGGAACTCGGGCTCTCGGCCGAGGTCGAGAAGATCGAGGACATCAACAAAATCGTCGAATTCGGCGTCATGACGACGCCGGCCTTGGTCGTCGACGGGCAGGTCAAGCTGGTCGGCAGGGTCGCGACTCCGCAGGAGATCGTCGCACTGCTGCCGCGCTAG